One segment of Streptomyces roseifaciens DNA contains the following:
- the hmgA gene encoding homogentisate 1,2-dioxygenase yields the protein MSGTGNEQARKAAEGLAYSAGFGNEHSSEAVPGALPEGRNSPQRAPLGLYAEQLSGTAFTEPRHSNRRSWLYRIRPSAAHPPFARTGNGHLASAPFADAVPDPNRLRWDPLPEPAEGTDFLAGLWTLGGNGDATQRAGMAVHLYAANASMTDRVFSDSDGELLIVPERGGLLLRTEFGLLRAEPGHVALIPRGVRFRVELLDATARGYVCENYGQPFTLPDLGPIGANGLANARDFLAPVAAYEDVEGPVEVVNKFCGSLWTATYDHSPLDVVAWHGNLVPYVYDLRRFNVIGSISYDHPDPSIFTVLTSPSDTPGLAGVDFVVFAPRWLVGEDTFRPPYFHRNVMSEYMGLIEGAYDAKAAGKGGFVPGGGSLHNMMSAHGPDRDTFDKASAAELKPQKVDDGLAFMFETRWPVTATEQARTAGHLQTRYDDVWQGLERHFRQPRP from the coding sequence ATGAGCGGTACGGGCAACGAGCAGGCGCGGAAGGCCGCCGAGGGGCTCGCCTACTCGGCCGGTTTCGGCAACGAGCACAGCAGCGAGGCCGTCCCGGGGGCGCTGCCCGAAGGGCGCAACTCCCCGCAGCGGGCCCCGCTCGGGCTGTACGCGGAGCAGCTGAGCGGCACGGCCTTCACCGAGCCGCGGCACAGCAACCGCCGGTCCTGGCTCTACCGCATCCGGCCCTCCGCCGCGCACCCGCCCTTCGCCCGCACCGGCAACGGGCACCTGGCGAGCGCGCCGTTCGCCGACGCCGTGCCCGACCCCAACCGGCTGCGCTGGGACCCGCTGCCCGAGCCGGCCGAGGGCACGGACTTCCTGGCCGGCCTGTGGACCCTGGGCGGCAACGGCGACGCCACCCAGCGCGCGGGCATGGCCGTCCACCTCTACGCCGCGAACGCCTCCATGACGGACCGGGTGTTCAGCGACTCCGACGGCGAGCTGCTCATCGTGCCCGAGCGCGGCGGGCTGCTGCTGCGCACGGAGTTCGGGCTGCTGCGCGCCGAGCCCGGGCACGTGGCCCTGATCCCGCGCGGGGTGCGCTTCCGGGTGGAGCTGCTGGACGCCACCGCCCGCGGCTACGTGTGCGAGAACTACGGGCAGCCCTTCACCCTCCCCGACCTGGGGCCGATCGGCGCGAACGGGCTGGCGAACGCGCGCGACTTCCTCGCCCCGGTGGCCGCCTACGAGGACGTCGAAGGCCCCGTCGAGGTCGTCAACAAGTTCTGCGGCAGCCTCTGGACGGCGACGTACGACCACTCGCCGCTGGACGTGGTCGCCTGGCACGGCAACCTCGTCCCGTACGTCTACGACCTGCGCCGCTTCAACGTCATCGGCTCGATCAGCTACGACCACCCGGACCCGTCGATCTTCACGGTGCTCACGTCCCCGTCGGACACCCCGGGCCTGGCGGGCGTCGACTTCGTCGTCTTCGCGCCGCGCTGGCTGGTGGGCGAGGACACCTTCCGGCCGCCGTACTTCCACCGGAACGTGATGAGCGAGTACATGGGCCTCATCGAGGGCGCCTACGACGCGAAGGCCGCCGGGAAGGGCGGCTTCGTCCCGGGCGGCGGCTCGCTGCACAACATGATGTCGGCGCACGGCCCGGACCGGGACACCTTCGACAAGGCGAGCGCGGCCGAGCTGAAGCCGCAGAAGGTGGACGACGGGCTGGCCTTCATGTTCGAGACGCGCTGGCCCGTGACCGCGACGGAGCAGGCCCGTACCGCCGGCCATCTCCAGACGCGCTACGACGACGTGTGGCAGGGTCTGGAGCGTCATTTCCGCCAGCCCCGCCCGTGA
- a CDS encoding TetR/AcrR family transcriptional regulator, producing MGAEGQQSGQWADVTPDAARRLVIAAVEAFAERGYHATTTRDIAGRAGMSPAALYIHYKTKEELLYRISSVGHRLALGILRRARDSGGSPADRLSEAVRCFVRWHAEHHTTARVVQYELGALGEEHYAEIVALRRDTDAAVRTIVEDGVASGDFGTPDVPGTTLAVLSLCIDVARWFNAEGKRTPDEVGELYADLALRMVGYAKK from the coding sequence ATGGGTGCGGAGGGGCAGCAGAGCGGGCAGTGGGCCGATGTCACGCCCGACGCCGCGCGGCGGCTGGTGATCGCCGCCGTGGAGGCCTTCGCCGAGCGCGGCTACCACGCCACCACCACCCGCGACATCGCCGGCCGCGCCGGCATGAGCCCCGCCGCGCTCTACATCCACTACAAGACGAAGGAAGAGCTGCTCTACCGCATCAGCAGCGTCGGCCACCGGCTCGCCCTCGGCATCCTGCGCCGGGCGCGGGACTCGGGCGGCAGCCCCGCCGACCGCCTCTCCGAGGCCGTGCGGTGCTTCGTCCGCTGGCACGCCGAGCACCACACCACCGCCCGGGTCGTGCAGTACGAGCTGGGGGCGCTGGGCGAGGAGCACTACGCCGAGATCGTCGCCCTGCGCCGGGATACCGACGCCGCGGTGCGCACCATCGTCGAGGACGGGGTGGCCTCGGGCGACTTCGGCACCCCGGACGTGCCGGGGACGACGCTGGCGGTGCTGTCGCTGTGCATCGACGTCGCCCGGTGGTTCAACGCCGAGGGCAAGCGCACGCCGGACGAGGTGGGCGAGCTGTACGCGGACCTGGCGCTGCGCATGGTGGGGTACGCGAAGAAGTAG
- a CDS encoding TetR/AcrR family transcriptional regulator: MNTAVEGGSEGGCSVPQRLLAAATRLFADRGYDRTSVQEIVEAAGVTKGALYHYFGSKDDLLHEVYARVLRLQQERLDCFARSDAPVEKRLREAAADVVVTTIENLDDTKIFFRSMHHLGPEKLAQVRAERRRYHERFRALVEEGQRSGVFTSATPADLVVDYHFGSVHHLGAWYHPEGRLSAGQVAGHLADLLMRALRP, from the coding sequence GTGAACACAGCGGTGGAGGGCGGGAGCGAGGGCGGCTGCTCCGTGCCGCAGCGGCTGCTCGCTGCCGCCACCCGGCTCTTCGCCGACCGGGGCTACGACCGCACCTCCGTCCAGGAGATCGTGGAGGCCGCGGGCGTCACCAAGGGCGCCCTCTACCACTACTTCGGCTCGAAGGACGACCTGCTGCACGAGGTGTACGCGCGGGTGCTGCGCCTGCAGCAGGAGCGGCTGGACTGCTTCGCCCGCTCGGACGCGCCGGTGGAGAAGCGGCTGCGGGAGGCGGCGGCCGACGTGGTGGTCACCACCATCGAGAACCTCGACGACACGAAGATCTTCTTCCGGTCCATGCACCACCTGGGCCCCGAGAAGCTCGCGCAGGTGCGGGCGGAGCGGCGCCGCTACCACGAGCGGTTCCGGGCCCTGGTCGAGGAGGGCCAGCGCTCCGGGGTCTTCACCTCGGCCACCCCCGCGGACCTGGTCGTGGACTACCACTTCGGCTCCGTCCACCACCTGGGCGCCTGGTACCACCCGGAGGGCCGGCTGAGCGCCGGACAGGTCGCCGGCCACCTCGCGGACCTGCTGATGCGGGCGCTGCGGCCGTAG